From Candidatus Sphingomonas colombiensis, one genomic window encodes:
- a CDS encoding aminotransferase class I/II-fold pyridoxal phosphate-dependent enzyme, producing the protein MSASIDPFHAIAISRTAHRLSAEGRSVIHMEFGQPSTGAPAAAIAAAHRVLDTDGMGYWESGALKARIARHYAEVHGVTVDPEQVILTCGASPALVLALSCLFAPGERVAFARPGYVAYRNTVKALHLDPVEIGCGEAERFQITAAAIERLDPAPHGLILASPANPTGTIIAPDEMAAIVDICRRRGIRIISDEIYHGLSYVGPARSVLCDDAGALIINSFSKYFSMAGWRLGWLVAPPELIDAARARMGNLFLTPPSLAQHAGLVAFEERDELEGNIRTYARNRGLLLEALPALGLRRIAPPDGAFYIYADIGHLTDDSMDFCMRMLLDTGVATAPGVDFDPIDGHRFMRFSFAVSTDRIEEALRRLAPWFAAQGGSQA; encoded by the coding sequence ATGTCCGCAAGCATCGATCCGTTTCACGCCATCGCCATCAGCCGTACCGCCCACCGCCTCTCCGCAGAGGGGCGCTCGGTGATCCATATGGAATTCGGTCAGCCCTCCACCGGCGCGCCAGCGGCGGCGATCGCGGCGGCGCATCGCGTGCTCGACACCGATGGCATGGGCTATTGGGAAAGCGGCGCGCTCAAGGCGCGGATCGCGCGTCACTATGCCGAAGTTCATGGCGTCACGGTCGATCCCGAACAGGTGATCCTGACGTGCGGCGCATCGCCGGCGCTGGTGCTCGCATTATCGTGCCTGTTCGCGCCGGGGGAGCGGGTGGCGTTCGCGCGGCCGGGTTATGTCGCCTATCGCAACACGGTGAAGGCCTTGCACCTCGATCCGGTCGAGATCGGTTGCGGTGAGGCGGAGCGGTTCCAGATCACCGCCGCAGCGATCGAGCGACTCGATCCCGCGCCGCACGGGCTGATCCTCGCCAGCCCGGCAAACCCGACCGGCACGATCATCGCGCCCGATGAGATGGCCGCGATCGTCGATATATGCCGTCGGCGCGGGATCCGTATCATCTCGGACGAGATCTATCATGGGCTGAGCTATGTCGGCCCGGCGCGATCGGTGTTGTGCGACGATGCGGGCGCACTGATCATCAACAGCTTTTCCAAATATTTCAGCATGGCGGGATGGCGGCTCGGCTGGCTGGTGGCGCCGCCCGAACTGATCGATGCGGCGCGCGCGCGGATGGGCAATCTGTTCCTGACGCCGCCGTCGCTCGCGCAACATGCCGGGCTGGTGGCGTTCGAGGAGCGCGACGAGCTGGAAGGCAATATCCGCACCTATGCACGCAATCGCGGATTGTTGCTGGAGGCGCTCCCCGCGCTTGGTCTGCGCCGGATCGCGCCCCCCGATGGGGCTTTCTATATTTACGCCGATATTGGTCATTTGACTGACGACAGCATGGATTTCTGCATGCGGATGTTGCTCGATACCGGGGTCGCGACCGCGCCCGGGGTCGATTTCGATCCTATCGACGGTCATCGCTTCATGCGTTTCAGTTTCGCGGTATCGACTGATCGGATCGAAGAGGCGCTGCGTCGCCTTGCGCCATGGTTCGCGGCGCAAGGGGGTTCGCAGGCGTAG
- a CDS encoding septal ring lytic transglycosylase RlpA family protein, giving the protein MPRHANIQTAVIAAAILLLSGCAGGNYRPVRDTPVRIGPPYAVRGTTYVPAAAPAYDLLGYASWYGSESGNRTANGERFRPKWITAAHTTLPLPTYVEVTALDTGRRIIVRINDRGPFLQKGRIIDLSRGAADRLGIKAQGQAAVRVRRIEPSEKDRERLRAGKAAGALEPLRQWELEALRTQFATGGRAASGSE; this is encoded by the coding sequence ATGCCAAGACACGCGAATATCCAAACGGCCGTTATCGCCGCTGCAATCCTGCTCCTATCGGGATGCGCGGGCGGCAATTACCGGCCCGTGCGTGACACCCCGGTACGGATCGGGCCGCCTTATGCGGTACGCGGAACGACTTACGTCCCGGCGGCCGCACCGGCTTATGACCTGCTCGGATATGCGAGTTGGTATGGCAGCGAATCCGGCAACCGTACCGCCAATGGTGAACGTTTTCGGCCGAAATGGATTACCGCTGCCCACACTACGCTTCCTTTGCCGACCTATGTCGAGGTGACGGCGCTCGACACGGGACGGCGGATCATCGTGCGGATCAATGATCGTGGCCCGTTTCTGCAGAAAGGGCGGATTATCGATCTGTCGCGGGGGGCGGCCGATCGGCTTGGCATCAAGGCACAGGGGCAGGCGGCGGTCCGGGTGCGCCGCATCGAACCTTCCGAAAAGGACCGCGAGCGCCTTCGCGCGGGCAAGGCGGCCGGTGCGCTAGAGCCTCTGCGACAATGGGAACTGGAGGCACTCCGGACGCAGTTCGCGACTGGCGGACGGGCGGCGTCGGGCAGCGAATAG
- a CDS encoding TonB-dependent receptor — protein sequence MTHRNARRQIALSGLILPAMLLPAIAAAQVATSSEASAPDAGTQTAATGDIIVTAQRREQKLQDVPVAVTAFGADQLKGNNVESMQDIATRTPGLSVSQVDPINQNFAMRGIGTAAGISQNAGGDPSVVVFVDGVYAGRGGTPDIDSLDLERVEVLRGPQGTLFGKNAIGGLVQFISRKPSADPSFHIEGSYGNYNRYSIVTYGNTPITDKIFLSVGFSHKQRDGFEYNETTGNRVNNENLTTGRAALRFVPTDNLDIILRGDFSDQNQLGNPRHNICDPTFAGGIHCVGINPDPRVVNAYTDGYIKRFTQTYSAEINWTVPIGTITSLTAVRKVDFKFLTPFFSNPVNPPNQIESTDFGHEWDTQFSQELRLAFTGFDDRLHGQTGIYYLHENNNRIEGQIQDFATPAITGTAIYPQYVKARSFAVFGQLDYEIAPNFTATAGARMTWEHKEGEFAGFKVSGPGLPPPLGSLAGYDVEGAKSWSAFTPRFALNWKVAPDIMFYGSVARGYKSGGFQGLSGTAAGAATPYDPELAWGYEAGAKTQWFDRRLTFNLALFRTDYKNLQVSQLVPLCCVVVSNAAKAKIQGVEVEAIARPFPGFEIDGSYSYLDAKFISYNIPGQNYTGNELPRSPKNKFNIGAQYDLMANDWRIRARADYSWVGNAYFDASNIPQQLWPSHENLDARISLRAPGKAWELSVWGKNLTDALVPNYVTYFGPYRQILVPYAPPRTYGVSLSFDM from the coding sequence ATGACTCACCGCAACGCGCGCCGACAAATCGCCCTTTCCGGCCTGATCCTGCCGGCCATGCTGCTCCCGGCGATCGCCGCCGCGCAGGTCGCCACGTCAAGCGAAGCCTCCGCGCCCGATGCGGGGACGCAGACGGCCGCAACCGGCGATATCATCGTCACCGCCCAGCGCCGGGAACAGAAGCTTCAGGACGTGCCCGTCGCGGTCACCGCATTCGGCGCCGATCAGCTCAAGGGCAACAACGTCGAATCGATGCAGGACATCGCGACGCGCACTCCGGGGCTGAGTGTCAGCCAGGTCGATCCGATCAACCAGAATTTCGCGATGCGCGGCATCGGCACCGCCGCCGGGATCAGCCAGAATGCGGGCGGCGATCCATCGGTCGTCGTGTTCGTCGATGGCGTTTATGCCGGACGCGGCGGCACCCCGGATATCGACTCGCTCGATCTCGAACGGGTCGAAGTGCTGCGTGGGCCGCAAGGCACGTTGTTCGGCAAGAACGCGATCGGCGGCCTCGTCCAGTTCATCAGCCGCAAGCCTTCGGCCGACCCCTCGTTTCACATCGAGGGAAGCTACGGCAATTACAATCGCTATAGCATCGTCACCTACGGCAACACGCCGATCACCGACAAAATCTTCCTGTCGGTGGGCTTTTCACACAAGCAACGCGACGGTTTCGAATATAACGAAACCACCGGAAACCGCGTAAATAACGAAAATCTGACGACCGGGCGCGCCGCGCTTCGCTTCGTCCCGACCGACAATCTGGACATCATCCTGCGCGGCGATTTTTCGGATCAGAACCAGCTCGGCAATCCGCGCCACAATATTTGCGATCCGACATTCGCCGGCGGGATTCACTGCGTCGGGATCAATCCCGATCCGCGCGTGGTGAACGCCTATACCGACGGCTATATCAAGCGCTTCACCCAGACCTATAGCGCAGAGATAAACTGGACCGTGCCGATCGGGACGATCACGTCACTGACCGCGGTGCGCAAGGTCGATTTCAAATTCCTCACGCCGTTTTTCAGCAACCCGGTCAATCCGCCAAATCAGATCGAGTCCACCGATTTCGGCCATGAATGGGATACGCAATTCAGCCAGGAACTGCGGCTCGCCTTTACCGGCTTCGACGATCGCCTGCACGGCCAGACCGGCATTTATTACCTGCACGAGAACAACAATCGCATCGAGGGGCAGATTCAGGATTTCGCGACCCCGGCGATCACCGGAACCGCAATCTATCCGCAATATGTGAAGGCGCGCAGCTTCGCCGTCTTCGGCCAGCTCGATTACGAGATCGCGCCCAATTTCACCGCGACCGCCGGCGCCCGGATGACCTGGGAGCACAAGGAGGGCGAATTCGCCGGCTTCAAGGTTAGCGGCCCCGGCCTGCCACCACCGCTCGGCTCACTTGCCGGCTATGATGTAGAGGGCGCCAAGAGCTGGAGCGCCTTCACGCCACGCTTCGCGTTGAACTGGAAGGTTGCGCCCGACATCATGTTCTACGGATCGGTGGCGCGCGGCTATAAGAGCGGCGGCTTTCAGGGCCTGTCCGGCACCGCCGCCGGCGCCGCCACTCCTTACGATCCGGAACTGGCATGGGGTTATGAGGCGGGCGCGAAAACGCAGTGGTTCGATCGACGCCTGACGTTCAACCTCGCTCTGTTCAGAACAGATTACAAAAATCTGCAAGTTTCGCAACTTGTTCCGCTGTGCTGCGTCGTGGTCAGCAATGCCGCAAAGGCGAAAATCCAAGGTGTGGAAGTGGAAGCGATCGCCCGCCCCTTCCCCGGCTTCGAGATCGACGGCAGCTATTCATATCTCGATGCCAAGTTCATTTCGTATAATATTCCAGGACAGAATTACACCGGGAACGAACTTCCGCGTTCGCCGAAAAACAAATTCAATATTGGCGCGCAATATGATCTGATGGCTAATGATTGGCGTATCCGCGCGCGCGCCGATTATTCGTGGGTCGGCAACGCATATTTCGACGCGTCCAATATCCCGCAGCAACTCTGGCCGAGCCATGAAAATCTCGATGCGCGCATTTCGCTGCGGGCGCCGGGCAAAGCATGGGAGCTTTCGGTGTGGGGCAAGAATCTGACCGACGCGCTTGTGCCGAATTACGTCACTTATTTCGGGCCTTACCGGCAGATACTGGTTCCTTACGCGCCGCCACGCACTTACGGCGTGAGCTTGTCGTTCGACATGTAG
- a CDS encoding caspase family protein: MSARAVFRLMLWLLPMWLLCAEPATAATRALVIAADYVGAEKNLHLANAIVDGRLIAAALSRAGVADIQSLEEANAEAWQEGLAAFLSRLRKEDVALVYYAGHGLQVGGRNYFLAADGVSLLAIDAIVQQIADRAGASIIIIDACRNNPFQSADSGQSVLQVEEMKTGGSRALATIAMSALRDGAAGLAQLGELRGMSTVALFSTEPGNVAFDGEPGRGSFFACAVAVELARRQSLNAAFRRIVTSVNRETDGQQSPWRQGDLPRDVFLAGMPHFPVP, translated from the coding sequence ATGTCCGCCCGTGCCGTGTTTCGTCTCATGCTGTGGCTGCTTCCGATGTGGCTGCTTTGTGCGGAGCCCGCGACGGCGGCGACACGCGCGCTGGTGATCGCGGCGGATTATGTGGGGGCGGAGAAGAACCTGCATCTTGCCAATGCGATCGTCGACGGGCGCCTGATCGCGGCGGCGCTGTCGCGCGCCGGGGTCGCCGATATCCAATCGCTGGAGGAGGCGAACGCCGAGGCGTGGCAGGAGGGGCTCGCGGCCTTCCTCAGCCGGCTGCGCAAGGAGGATGTCGCGCTGGTCTATTATGCCGGCCACGGGCTTCAGGTCGGCGGGCGCAACTATTTCCTCGCGGCCGACGGCGTCAGCCTGCTGGCGATCGACGCGATCGTTCAACAGATCGCGGATCGTGCCGGCGCGAGCATCATCATCATCGATGCCTGTCGCAACAACCCGTTCCAATCGGCGGACAGTGGACAGAGCGTGTTGCAAGTCGAGGAGATGAAGACCGGCGGCAGCCGTGCGCTGGCCACCATCGCGATGAGCGCGCTGCGCGATGGCGCTGCGGGGCTCGCGCAATTGGGCGAGCTCCGCGGCATGTCCACCGTGGCGCTGTTCTCCACCGAGCCGGGCAATGTCGCATTCGATGGCGAGCCGGGGCGGGGCAGCTTCTTCGCCTGCGCGGTGGCGGTCGAGCTGGCGCGGCGCCAGTCTCTCAACGCCGCCTTTCGCCGCATCGTCACCAGCGTCAATCGCGAAACCGATGGCCAGCAGTCGCCCTGGCGGCAAGGCGATCTGCCGCGCGATGTGTTTCTCGCCGGGATGCCGCATTTCCCCGTGCCATAG
- a CDS encoding MFS family transporter, with protein MTEAVLSPETAPARSDALSTAARLRAIVAGSMGNLIEWYDFYVYAFTALYFSAEFFPSGDRTAQLLGTSGIFAVGFLLRPLGGWYFGRFADRHGRRSAMIVSIIMMGAGSALIAILPNYAAIGAAAPALLLVGRMIQGFSTGGQYGTAATYLSEISFSGRRGFFASFQYVTLIGGQLLALLVILLLQQVLSAEAMRGWGWRVPFALGAVAALAILLFRNALHETANRSGGHPDAGTLRGLLPHWRPFVTVLGLTAGGSLMFYVFSTYMQKYLVNTAHMDPKTVNWVMTSVLIPFALLQPVFGALSDRIGRRTNMLLFGALSTLLTMPILSLLAGVTSAFAAFGLILAGLTINSIYTSISGLFKAELFPIHIRALGVSLAYGIGNALFGGTAEYVALSFKQAGNESGFYWYVTAICAVAFVTAILMRDTSKGDPLSDAVA; from the coding sequence ATGACTGAAGCCGTTCTCTCTCCCGAGACCGCGCCCGCCCGATCCGACGCCCTGTCCACTGCGGCGCGCCTGCGCGCGATCGTCGCGGGATCGATGGGCAATTTGATCGAATGGTATGACTTCTACGTCTATGCCTTCACCGCGCTCTATTTCTCCGCCGAGTTCTTTCCCAGCGGCGATCGCACCGCGCAATTGCTCGGCACATCGGGCATCTTCGCGGTCGGCTTCCTGCTCCGCCCGCTTGGTGGCTGGTATTTTGGCCGTTTCGCCGATCGACACGGTCGCCGCAGTGCGATGATCGTGTCGATCATCATGATGGGCGCCGGATCGGCGCTGATCGCGATTCTGCCCAATTATGCCGCGATCGGCGCTGCGGCGCCCGCGCTTCTGCTTGTCGGGCGCATGATCCAGGGCTTTTCGACCGGCGGCCAATATGGCACCGCCGCGACCTATCTCAGCGAGATATCCTTCAGCGGTCGCCGGGGATTTTTCGCGTCGTTCCAATATGTCACGCTGATCGGCGGGCAATTGCTCGCGCTTCTCGTGATCCTGCTTCTCCAGCAGGTGCTGAGCGCGGAGGCCATGCGCGGCTGGGGCTGGCGCGTGCCGTTCGCCCTGGGCGCGGTCGCCGCGCTCGCGATATTGCTGTTCCGCAACGCGCTGCATGAGACCGCGAACCGTTCCGGCGGCCACCCGGACGCGGGCACGCTGCGTGGATTGCTCCCGCACTGGCGCCCGTTCGTCACGGTGCTCGGGCTGACGGCGGGCGGATCGCTGATGTTCTACGTCTTCTCGACGTACATGCAGAAATACCTCGTCAACACCGCGCATATGGATCCCAAGACGGTCAATTGGGTGATGACCTCGGTCTTGATCCCGTTCGCCCTGCTGCAACCTGTATTCGGCGCGCTGTCCGATCGGATCGGGCGACGCACCAACATGCTGTTGTTCGGCGCATTGTCGACATTGCTGACCATGCCGATCCTCAGCCTGCTGGCGGGCGTCACCAGCGCGTTCGCCGCGTTCGGGCTGATCCTCGCCGGGCTGACGATCAACAGCATCTACACGTCGATCAGCGGCCTGTTCAAAGCGGAGCTGTTCCCGATTCACATCCGCGCGCTGGGCGTCAGCCTCGCATATGGGATCGGCAACGCGTTGTTTGGCGGCACGGCGGAATATGTCGCGCTGAGCTTCAAGCAGGCGGGCAACGAAAGCGGTTTCTATTGGTATGTCACCGCGATCTGCGCCGTCGCGTTCGTCACCGCGATCCTGATGCGCGATACCAGCAAGGGCGATCCGCTGAGCGACGCGGTCGCCTGA